Below is a window of Malus domestica chromosome 13, GDT2T_hap1 DNA.
TTTTCGTATTTTATGGCCGAACTTTTCAAAGTAAAAATTATCGAACTATACATGTACGTATTGTTCCCTTTatattaagggtaaattacataaaactacctcaactattgggtcagtcacagtttcatacctcatctttaaaaaatttcaatttcatacctcatctatgaatttttaacaatttcatacattcCGTCAGTTTTCTGTCAATTTTTTCGTTAAATAGTGACGTggcttaaaaaattaattaaatattaaaaaactaaaaaaaaatcatttttttacaCGGGGACCCACTCACATaccctttcttccccctcccTTTCCTCCCCTACTTCTCTCTCTCGCCGCGCCCATAACCCCCTTTCTTCCCCAAACCCAAAATCAACTAGATACCATCCTAAACCTAGATCCCACTCCCCGCTGCCATACCATCCCAAACCTAGATCCCAATTCCCGCTGCGATTCTCCGGCACATCCTTCAGCGCACCCACTCCTCCTTCACCTCCCTCAGCGCACCCACTTCTCCCTTACCTCCCTCAACGCCCTTATCCGCAGCCACTATTCGCCACATCCAACAAATCCACCAAAACCCTTACCCCGGAAACCTTCTGAAACTCTTCCTTGCTCTCCTCGTACCCGGCCACCTATGCAATCACTGTTATGGCGTCCTCCGCGTCATACTGGAGCAGAGAGATTTGAGGGTTTGGAGGGGCAAGGGAAGAGGGCAGAAGTGGTACTAGAGCAGAGAGAGGGCCGGTTGACCCGATTTGGTGAAGGCGGAGTCGGAATCAAAAAAGGAGTCGGTCGATGGTGGTGTGGATGGAGGGAAGGAGGGAGGGAATCGAGTGATGGCATGGCTTGGGTGAGGTGGGTGATCGGCATgagggggagggagggaggtaGTGATCGGTGTAGAGGATACAAGATGGGTGGGATCTGCTGAGGGAAGGTGCAGACAGGGTCGACGAGGTCAGGTTAGGGGGTGAAGGTGATGAGATGGTGAAGGGATCCAAGGTTAAGGTCGGGGCCAACGAAGCTAATGTTGCAGCATGAAAGGGAAAAAGGGAGAAAGAATACGGGAAGAAAGGGGATGGCGGATGAAAAAAACCCACATGGGTTAGGGGGTTTTGGGCACGGCGAGAGAGAGAAGTGGGGGAGGAAAgggagggggaagaaagggtGCAAGGTAGGTCCctatgcaaaaaaaattaaattaaatgatttttttttaagttttttaatatttaattatttttttaattttttaaagtcACATCACTATTTAACGGAAAAAGTGACAGAAAACTAACggaatgtatgaaattgtaaaaaattcgtagatgaggtatgacattgaaattttttaaatgggGTATGAAACTGTGAatgacccaatagttgaggtagttttatgtaatttacccttatatTAAATCTGTATTTTACTAACTATGGTAATAAGTACTGTATTTCATACCCAtaatcgtttataaacggttaaccatacccataatcgCATATCTATTTAATCGTAACCGTATAatacccatttacccatttatcatttttaacctgtttatcttttttttttctttttttttaccattaccccttTTCTCATGTTTTtcaacaacttgaaaatttaaaaaaaaatgtcataatttttttttttgacaattaaacaccgttataggtacattcatcatacatttccgtattttaattttttaagtccttataccatttcaataattgaaataatagtttacggatgatatttttaactgttaccaatgaaggtaatataatatttgctaagtattattgggttacgaAACTTGTTTCGAAGACATTTCAGTCAATTTCACGATTAcccgcaaggaatttaaattaatttggcgaaTTCCTTGtggatgagaatcatcattcttattgagagaatgactgatgaattccttgctaatttattggatgctaagtattattagactgagaacatggtttgtgttaattttacatatataaaataaatgagtaaacggttacccatttATAACCCGGTTAATACTAATAATCactcatttaaatttcacaggTAAACGAttatatccataaccgtttattatCTAAACAGTTACTCATAATCATAACCGTAAAGTTTAAATGGGTGGGTAACCGCgagtattttgcccatccctactggCAAGATAAGGCAAGCACCACCAACAAGAGCGCCACCAAGTTCATTCACCAACAAGAGCATACAGAAACGATATGGGATGAAAGGAAGGCTGTGTCGGTCTCAAAATGGGTCTCGACCAAGTGGCAATTGGGCCCGGCGATTTCGGGATCCCTTGGTCATTCTAGATTTGTTGGGAGCGTGTCAACTCGCGGCCTAGTGGCCGGGCGAGCAAAGATTGTAGTTGCAATTTTGGTTTGACTTCTTTCAAAATGATTGTGGGTCAAGGAAAAAATGCGTTTCGAATGACGGTTATCGGTGCCTTGGGTGCAAGGATTTTAGAATATGCGTTAAGTGAACGTTGAGATGGGTGTTGTCTATGCTGATATAATGCGTGAATGGACAGATGGAAGGGAGTTTGGTGATTGATATGGTGAGATGGAATGTATGAGAAGGTGAATTGCACCGACCCAAATGAACTAGTCAAATAGCTCAGCTGATAAGTAACTAAATTATAATACTcgcatttaaattaaaaaaattctattgtaaaaaaaaaaaaaaaaattctatgtgTGAAAAATAATTTGTAGAAATTGAAAACTAATTTGAGTATAGAGCTATGTAAAGCtacatttttaatagaaaaataaagtaaaagcaCGCAGAGTGTAGAGAAACTAAAAAGATAAGTTGAATGTGTTCGTCGGAAACCAATAACCTAGAGTTTCCTTTTTATACTAGGTTAATTAAGGTATGTTTAGGAAAGGgagcagaaaataaaataaactaattaaaTTTAATGTTAAATGATGTGTTATATTTTAACTCATTTAGAATGGTTAAGATATAGCAAAATGCAGGTAAATGCACAACAACTAAATGTAGAGACTTGGAATCCGCTATATTCGTACCGTGAGACGCATCACGAAATTTGGCATGACCTCTAAGGCTCTAACCATAAAACCACTAGAATTACAGATAATCACCCTGAATGGCATGTTTTGATTGTTTTCCATTGAATCATATTTATCACTTGATGAACATATTCTGGCATTCTATTAGTAGAGATAATTCTATGCACAAACATTCACATATTACATATGGCAGACTCAATGACGCAACATTTCTCTTCGTTAAATGCTGCACACTGCTTAGCTCTTTGCATCTAACGTAACTAGAAAATAAGGCATAAACATGAAGCATCATCCTTCTTTGCTCTCGCGTATGTGCCTGCTGAttgatgaatttgatgctatAAGGGGATCCAGCCCTGTTTTAGTTTCAAATTATAGCATAATTAGGATGAAAAACCCTTGTAAACCTCATACGTATGATTTATATTACACGGGTTTAATGTGCACACCTTGATTAATCCTGTCTCGGTACCACATAAGATAATGTCGTTTGCTGTGAGTAGGCTGGTGATTCTACTTCCTGCTGAAATTCTTCCCACTTTCTGCTGTGATCCTCTTAACCATATCTGTTTTCGCAAAGCGTTTGTTTCTCAACAAAATTGGACATGCTGAAATTTTCGTTTTGGAACATTTTGTGTGCGATAACGGAGTACAATTACCTGAATGCAGTTTGTTGCTGAGCTGCAGTTAAGGTATATGAAGTCTTCCACTATTCCCATTCCCTTTACTCGTTCTCTTTTCCCGGTTTTTAGTGACATTTGGGGTCTGATGTGTCTTCTCCATTCCTGAATATTGTACACAGTTTAATCAAGTGAAAGGCTCTCTCTCGCTGTGGGCTTCCAATTGTAATCCTTACCTTCAAATTTGAACCTTCCACGATCGAACTTGCACTGTAAAGCCAATCTTTGTATGTTACAATTGCAGTGATAGGCCTTTTTTGCAGCTTCCAGAATTTCCTTGCTGCTTTGATCTCCTGCGCCCGGTTGTTCATGATGGAAAACTCCTAAACACAGTGAGATGTCACTTAATGTTGTTTTAACGAGTGCACGAGCGCATGATTTAGTCTATACAAGACCTTTAAACTGACCTGTATGCTTGAGTCCTTGCACCCTGCAAAAATCTTCCCTTGAACCACTGCCATGCACTTCACCTTTTTACTCTTGCAATTATATTTGGCCTTTCTTGATGCATCAAACACCTGGAAAAAGATACGTCGTTCTTAGCTAGACGCTTATTTCAGGACTAAGTTGCCATGGATTTATCAGTAATGTGGCATTGTAAGTACCTTAATTCCATGGCCATTGGTAGTTGCAAATATCGTTCGACCATGCGTATTAAGGTGCTGAACTGGTTTCTTTGCTGATATCACCTCAATGCACTCCAATTTCCTGTGAACCACTTGCCAGACCTGCAGAAAGAAGTTGCATTTtgcaatttaatttatttttgcattGCATACCAAGTGAAGAAACGTAAGTGTCGCTGCTGCAAAAATTTACCATACCCTAATGGTTTTGTCCAGTGATCCGCTTATAAGGCTGTCCCCCGGTTCAACAAGCGAAAAACACGTAACTGCCTTTTTGTGCTCTTTCACGTCCCATACAAGGGTGGCTGATTGCCCCTTGATGTTCCATACCTGTTGGATGAACTCACAGACATGTATTTGATCGCGCCATCATATAAAATTATATTCAAAACGTTTTATCGATGTAGTTTCTTCACCAAAAAATAAGAATATGCATACATTATATGATTACTGAGTGTCTGAAGCacataattttaaaatatcataCCTTAATAGAACCATCTGAGTATCCACTGCAAAGAAATCCCTTGTAATAGATGAGGGCACATACAGCTCCACTGCAAATGACACCGACCTCAAGGATTTGTGTGTGAACACATGAAATACGCTGCTTTACCGTTATAATGATTCCAACAAAGACAGTACATAAATGTGTTAGTAATGCTCACTACTtcacaaaggaaaagaaatcgCTGAAATTGCAACGGATAGACTGATGGAAGACTAATCCGAAAGCTCTCGAACAATTCTGCAGACAAAGTTTGAGTGCTTACTGATAAATTTGGCTGAACATAATCAGCTACTTTATGTAATTCTTCCGCCATCCATGTTACACTTGACAAGCGTCTTAGTGATTCTCGTACTCCTTCCGAGAAATGAACTAATTTTTTCATCCCTACATGATGAAACCATTTGAGTTTGCATAGAATGAACTGTGTTCTTCACGTTATGTTACCAATCTGAAATTATAAACATGTGCTACTCGTTGAACGTTCACACCTGACAATCTTGTGCTTTTTAGTTACAAATGAGAAGCATTACCTTTACCAGAAGCATAGTTGTATATGCAGAGACATGCTAGAACTCTTTCTTCTAGCTCCATTCCCGGATGCAAAAATTGCTCAACTCCGCTAAGCAAGATCTCACAAGCAGTATATTTTACGCTCTCTGGACTCTTCGCTATTTCAAATCCAAGCCATGCAACAGTTGTCAGACAATCCCTTGAAACACTCCTTATTGTACTCTTTAGGCCCTTTGCTAGCGAATGGAAAACCGGATTCCCAATGTTAATGATGCTTCTGGCAATTTTGATGCACCATGAGTCTGTTCCAGCATCCTGTAAATTTGTGCAATTTTCTCTATTGGTACATTTTGTATTGATTGATCGTAGTTTATATTATAACACATTCGAGTTCAACCCTCACCTCTAAGCAATCATCCGACCAACAAATGTTCTTGATCATATTTCGTTGATACGAGGAAGTCAAGCATGCTTTTTTAACCAACCATCCCATTGTGTATGGTTCCCCTGTCCAAGAATATGTTCCACCAAGATTCGATATAATGAATGCAGATAATTGTTGTGCACCACAGCTTTCTTCAGATGCCACTGACTTGAGAAGAACCTGCACTGCTTCTTCTCTGAATATACTCTTACCAGTGGAGTTATCCTGCAGATATTCGTTCGCTGTCAATAGGAGTGTGTGTTGTGTTATATTCCTACATAGCTTGATGATATTTGTTCTACTTACTAGTGTATCTAAATGAAGCAGCAAATTTGCTGCCAAAACTTGGTATTCGGGTTCAAATTCTTTGATACACAGCATGAGTGAGTTCACAATGTTCGTGTTTCCTTCGCGTTGTAGCCGCTTCAGCAAGGTAATAGTTGATGACCTgaaaaattagaatttgatgTTGGATAGCCtcataattatttaaaattctaCATTTCTTGATTTCATTCAAACTTTAAATGACTTGAATTGTTGTCATAAAATCTATTGGAATTTGAAGAATATTTTCATACCGTGGCATGCAAAGAGCATGATGGAAAAATTCGAGTGCTATGAACTTGGCATGCTTGTTGTTACTTTCCAGAAGCCGGACAAATGGAGCCACAGGAGCTAATTTCGATATATATCTTCGGCTATCTCCGTCATATTGTATGCATTTTACAAGAATAGTTGCCAAGGAGATCAATTCTTCAATGTTGCTGTCCCTTGCAACATCTAGGAGCCCTTCAAGAACATTAGGAGAACTGATTTCAGCCAAGTGCACGTTGTTCGTGGCATGGTCGAATGCGGTTACTAAAATTTCAGTAATCATCAGGCATGCTGTCATAGGAGACGGCAGTGATCCTGACCTACACTTGTAACTATTCGAAGTGCACATGATCCCCGCCAATGTAGGTAAAAGTTCAAAAGTCTTAATTTCTGCAGGAGTTGGattcattaaataaaatagtactgCTGCCTCCTGCACATTTCTTTTGAGAGCACTTGCCAGATCAGACAGCTGCAGACCTTTCTTCTTGACATCTTCTATAACCGACTTATTTGCTGCAGCAATGCTGGTTAGTATCGAAATTGATGCCCTTATAACAATGTCCTCTGTCGAACTAGAAATGCCTGCTAGCAATTGATCCAAGATCATGTCTTTCAAGACAGCGCAGTTTTCTCCATTCTTTTTGCCCAATATTTCGTATATTGTTGTCACTTCTACAACATGATCTTCCTCCCATTTTCCTAATCCTTCCGAGTACAATAATTTTGAGATTGCCATTTCGGTCATATGAAATAGTTCACTTTTGGAGTCTTTTGCAGGGTGTGAACCTACTTCGTGGCCACGAAAATTATGCTTTCTTCGTGCACCACTCTGTTGGTGATCCATCTGGTTGATCATACAATGCTGCCCAAAGGTCTTTGATTTTTTATCTCTGTGTTCGAACAGGGTTAAATTTAAACTTTTGATTGAACTGGCGAATCCGCTGGCAAGTAACGCAGAGTTATTTACTTCCAGGACTTCTTTACGCACTGACTCCTGCAGCTTCCTGTACAGTCAGTGCTTGTAAATTAGTACAATATATTGAGTTCTGACATTAAATTTTGGGTGGTGACTTTTACACTCGCGTTTTCTTCATctgaaaaagagaaaaacaaaacaaaaaataggtAGATTTGAGAGTATGAACTAACCAGTCACAAATTTCTGACCTGGGAAAATCCGCACTAGTTCTTGTGGTTGTCAGTGAACATTCGCCATAATCCATGACCTGCGAAACAAAGAAATTATGAAATCTTAAAACGAAAACTTACTGGTTTATTTCAGTAACTAAATTTTGTTAAGATAGTAATGTCCTTCGAAGAAAACCTCTGACTCAATGTCATAAGCAGAAAAATCGGAGCATGAACCCACTGAAGTCCGCATATCAGATTGCGAGTCATTCAACATATCGTGGAGTCTTTTGATACTTGAGCCCCTTTGAAGCTTCTCGACATTAAAACTTGTCACTTGATATAAATCCTTTGCAGGTTTCTCATATTCTTCAAATTCCCGGATGTAGATGGAAGAAGTCTTCATTTCATCTCCCATGCCACCGCCAATATCCTCTCGAGGATCAAAAGGGTGCACCGTTACATGCTGAGTTAAGCATCAAAGCAAACAAATTAAACATACTATGCAAAAGGGTTTTTCTGATCCAAACTTCTACAGAAAGTGCAGAAGAGAAAATCTTCTTTCGAACTTGCGTCCCGTCTTGAATTTAGACATTGATATTAGGCTTACCTCCCAGTGCTCAATTGTACTCGAAGAAAACGAGCTGGTAGATTTTTCATGCCTGTTACAAGGAGTGATTATTCAGTTTTCGTTATAATTAAGGTCTTTAACATCCAAATATACTCGAGAAGTACTCACATAGAATATTGAGGCTCAGTGTCACATTCCCACCGAGGAGTCTCTCCGTACAACATGACCTGATAATACATCAGCCAATCTCTCCACACCCTCGCCATCCGCCCTATTGCTTCATCTTCCTCATGTTCCACGTAGGGAAAAATTGACCCCGCGTTCCCCCTCCCTCTTGTTGCTTGCTTCCCACACTTGGCGGTGCGTGATGGGAAGAGCCTTTCGCAGAGTTCTGGTGCGAATTCTGTTTGAACAAGCCCCGGGGACACCAGCACTGCCTGCAGGAAATGCAGCGCAACCTGCCACTCGTCCTCCTGGAGCTTCCTGACCAATGAGAGGTAAAAGTAAGAGCAGCAGACCAAATACCGGTTGTGAATTCCAGCTGTGACACCGTGCTCGTCGAGCAGCGCGGGAACCTGCAGCATTTGCTCTGCCTTCTTCAGCAGAGCtgctttctcatccaaacactTTTCTTGAATTGCGGCTTCGATGCTGTCAATGCCCCAGTAAAAGTTCGATAACACAGACTGCTCAGAGAACTCAAagaatttgtgtttttgagcagtAGTAAACTTGGTGGCGCATCTCATCCGGATAGAGTTTCTGGTTTTGGCATTTGATACGAGTTTGTGGATGAAGTTGTTGACCGAAACGACAACCCCCCATATGGATTTCAAGTTCAGTCTCTCTTGATCGTGGGATGAAACCGAACCCGAAACCATTGGAGCAGAAGAAGAGCTAGCTTCCATTTCCAAGTCTGATTTCTTAAGAGAAGAAAGAGTATTGCCTTAGAGGATAAGGGCGGGAGAGATGAATGAGACAACAATAGGCTCTAATTATTCTAGAGTACATTAATGCATGACATACGCCGTAGAGTTTAACAATTTTAGGTGCGCTCAAGAGTTCAAGGAAATTTAACATCGTTACGAGTGGATATGATTCACTTACAAGTCAATGTATGTCGTATACTTTAGATGGATGTACAATCGAAAGATCGAtgatgagagagagattgaaTGTTTAGTATATAAATAGTAGTGTAAGTAGAGTCTTTTCTTTTGCTGTGGAGGTTGAAATTTGGATCCTTTTTTTTCCCGTGACTTTGATCCAGGCAGTTCCAGGCTCCAATGGACCCCCAAATTTGTTTGCTTGCCGCAGAAGACAAAAAATACACCGTTGCCACCATTGATGGAGGGAAAGATGATAAAAGAAAACATCATTCTTGTGGTCACCTTTCACACGTTCTAAGAAATTTCTTAACCCAAGCCCCCCACCCCCTCCCATGACCCATCTTTGCTTTGCACAAGCAACCTAAACCTAGTTTGATTGTACATAATATTGGTAGTATTCTCCCATCGAAATTATATTGTGTGACGAATATTTATATTGCTCATTTAAATAAGAACTATAAtctggttgagatagtcttattTTAAAACTTAACAATATAAACACGTTACATTGTTACACAGCACGCCAAGAAAACTTCTATAGTTAATCGAAATTGGTACTTTGACGTGTATCTATATATGGCACGAGAAATTGTGGAGACCGTACTGTTGATTAATACGAGAGAACTgagcttaaattttttttaacaatgagAAGATAAGTATTACTAAACCAGCTTAGaatttaataggaaattaataATACAATTGTTAATAGTTTCAGAAGAGTGCGGCAAATTGTACTAATTCTCCGTTGGCGTGTATTGACAATGGTGCACTACGGAATCACTGATATCATATTGACTTGTCAGAACGGCCAAACAGGCCATGTCATGTGCGCCAGACCATCTGATCCTGATTAACAAACTTTTATTATCTTTTAGGGTAATGCAAAGGACATcaattatttaaattatatattGTAAATTATATAACGTAGTTGTTGATAaataaattattacttaagtattgattaacatacttattttctattggtgacacatctaGTAGCGTATCCAAGATTCGAACATTAGAGGGTCCAATTTTAAAGATTTAAGTTTTTTAATAGAAATAGAGCATGAAGTGCGCaaaaaattttcaatttattcGTTGAGGAATTTTGTTGATCATTTGGTGGGCTTATTGTCGTCAGTCGAATCATGTTGCGCATAtgtcaacatatatcaacataTGCCTAAGCGATATGATGAGTGCTATCAGGAGAATATTTTGAGTGTACAATGCTGCCGAGATATGCCCAATAGATATTACACCAAACGCTTGGTAGACACAAAAGGAACTCATACCAAACATCCAAAAGGTTCTCAGAAGACCTTTACATTTATATATTTCGAACTCCACGTGATCCCGGGACCACCTCGGTCCAATGTACATGTACCACCTCATCTGAACAAATTgcataatttacaaatttagtctaaaaaattGATCTACCTAACATAGCCTATCTTTTTATTCTTTACTGAATTTCCACTGAGATCTTTTTATTCCGCTGATAGAATGATTAGTTCACAGACTTGGCCAGGTTAAGATTCCTTTTACTAGTTTAAGCCCTATGAAATCTTGAGAGTTATAGACCTAACTATAACTTTATAGTTTATACTATATGTGCCGCAGTGACATCTCCAGAGATGCATGCATGCAAGTCCTTTGCCTGAATACGGTAAAATATGCTTGTATTAACATGCAAGTGCACGGCAACCATATTCCAAATTTCAATGTCCGCCTAAAATCTGGGTCCTTAATTTCGTATTTGGTGTGATGAAGGCCTGCATTGTTGAAGCTGTCACGAAAGGGACATGACTCAATGCAGCTGCACAACCCCATCCCCAAGCTACTAGTGAgcgaaataaaaaacaaatcaaaacaacGAGTGGTTTTACGTAGATCACGCTATTAATCACATCTTTTATAAAGTTGAGAATTGGTTGTATAAGTAGGTTCTACCTCAAATTTTATCAGTTAGATCTTCTACGAAGATTTcgtgaattatttgtcaaatGTTTGCATATTAAGTTAACCAATtattatttaacaaaaaaaatgtctAATCGA
It encodes the following:
- the LOC103452898 gene encoding putative E3 ubiquitin-protein ligase LIN-1 isoform X1, producing the protein MEASSSSAPMVSGSVSSHDQERLNLKSIWGVVVSVNNFIHKLVSNAKTRNSIRMRCATKFTTAQKHKFFEFSEQSVLSNFYWGIDSIEAAIQEKCLDEKAALLKKAEQMLQVPALLDEHGVTAGIHNRYLVCCSYFYLSLVRKLQEDEWQVALHFLQAVLVSPGLVQTEFAPELCERLFPSRTAKCGKQATRGRGNAGSIFPYVEHEEDEAIGRMARVWRDWLMYYQVMLYGETPRWECDTEPQYSMHEKSTSSFSSSTIEHWEHVTVHPFDPREDIGGGMGDEMKTSSIYIREFEEYEKPAKDLYQVTSFNVEKLQRGSSIKRLHDMLNDSQSDMRTSVGSCSDFSAYDIESEVMDYGECSLTTTRTSADFPRSEICDWKLQESVRKEVLEVNNSALLASGFASSIKSLNLTLFEHRDKKSKTFGQHCMINQMDHQQSGARRKHNFRGHEVGSHPAKDSKSELFHMTEMAISKLLYSEGLGKWEEDHVVEVTTIYEILGKKNGENCAVLKDMILDQLLAGISSSTEDIVIRASISILTSIAAANKSVIEDVKKKGLQLSDLASALKRNVQEAAVLFYLMNPTPAEIKTFELLPTLAGIMCTSNSYKCRSGSLPSPMTACLMITEILVTAFDHATNNVHLAEISSPNVLEGLLDVARDSNIEELISLATILVKCIQYDGDSRRYISKLAPVAPFVRLLESNNKHAKFIALEFFHHALCMPRSSTITLLKRLQREGNTNIVNSLMLCIKEFEPEYQVLAANLLLHLDTLDNSTGKSIFREEAVQVLLKSVASEESCGAQQLSAFIISNLGGTYSWTGEPYTMGWLVKKACLTSSYQRNMIKNICWSDDCLEDAGTDSWCIKIARSIINIGNPVFHSLAKGLKSTIRSVSRDCLTTVAWLGFEIAKSPESVKYTACEILLSGVEQFLHPGMELEERVLACLCIYNYASGKGMKKLVHFSEGVRESLRRLSSVTWMAEELHKVADYVQPNLSQRISCVHTQILEVGVICSGAVCALIYYKGFLCSGYSDGSIKVWNIKGQSATLVWDVKEHKKAVTCFSLVEPGDSLISGSLDKTIRVWQVVHRKLECIEVISAKKPVQHLNTHGRTIFATTNGHGIKVFDASRKAKYNCKSKKVKCMAVVQGKIFAGCKDSSIQEFSIMNNRAQEIKAARKFWKLQKRPITAIVTYKDWLYSASSIVEGSNLKEWRRHIRPQMSLKTGKRERVKGMGIVEDFIYLNCSSATNCIQIWLRGSQQKVGRISAGSRITSLLTANDIILCGTETGLIKGWIPL